In the genome of Nymphaea colorata isolate Beijing-Zhang1983 chromosome 9, ASM883128v2, whole genome shotgun sequence, one region contains:
- the LOC116259907 gene encoding calcineurin B-like protein 4 codes for MGCFLTKPVERPPGYEDPVALASQTNFTISEIEALYELFRKLSSTIVDNGCINKEEFQLALFKNSEKRTLFSDRIFELFDSKHNGVIEFGEFVRSLSIFHPNTPEAEKISFAFQLYDIWHTGYIERGEMKEMVMALVSESEMDLPEDIIESIVDQTFTAVDSKGDGKIDQDEWREFVARNPSSIQNMTVPYLKGDITAAFPSFIFRSVVEDRKLCQVVRN; via the exons ATGGGTTGTTTCCTGACGAAGCCTGTGGAGAGGCCTCCTGGTTACGAGGACCCCGTTGCTCTTGCCTCGCAGACTAATT TTACCATTAGCGAAATTGAAGCATTGTACGAGTTGTTCAGAAAGTTGAGCAGCACCATAGTCGATAATGGGTGCATCAACAAG GAAGAGTTTCAGCTTGCTCTATTCAAAAACAGCGAGAAGCGCACCCTCTTCTCAGATAGG ATATTCGAGTTGTTTGATTCAAAACATAACGGTGTAATTGAGTTTGGTGAATTCGTACGTTCATTGAGCATCTTTCATCCAAATACACCTGAAGCAGAGAAAATTTCAT TTGCCTTCCAACTGTATGATATATGGCACACTGGCTACATTGAACGTGGAGAG ATGAAAGAGATGGTGATGGCACTAGTAAGTGAATCAGAAATGGATCTCCCTGAAGATATTATTGAGTCCATTGTTGATCAG aCCTTCACAGCCGTAGATTCAAAGGGTGATGGAAAGATAGATCAAGATGAGTGGAGAGAGTTTGTAGCTCGTAATCCATCTTCAATTCAGAACATGACTGTTCCATATCTAAA GGGAGACATCACGGCTGCCTTCCCAAGTTTCATCTTTAGATCAGTGGTGGAAGATCGCAAATTATGTCAAGTGGTGAGAAACTGA